In the genome of Prunus dulcis unplaced genomic scaffold, ALMONDv2, whole genome shotgun sequence, the window ATGGCTAAGGGTGGTATATTGGTGCATTAAGTTTTGGTGTGTGTCGCATTTTCTGACTTTGCAATGGAGAAGTGAAAGTGCATTTCTTTTTACTAAACACTTGAACAGAAAAGCCATTTTAAcaaaatgtattttttaatcattatATACAGCTCACAACactttcacaaaaaaatttaccaaatacTTAGGAACTAATTATTATACAAACATTTTCccagctgatttctctcacagcaaatctgacagcgattattttcacagcacaacaATGTCAAACTAGCCCCGAGTCCAAATCAACATAAATGTGGGACCCGCGCCCCTTTAGAAACATGTTTATGCCATGGATTTGGGCTCCAAGATTATGGGTAAATTGATTTTAGAGCCAAAAAAGACGCTGTCGTTTCTTTGGGACTGGACACGCCGTCGGATCGAGACAATTTAATATTAGGGTTTCGTAGGAAATGGACGGCCCAGATTCGAAGTCCACGACTATAAAGTTGAGGTTTCTTTCACAAACTCTACTGCCGAAGCCTGCGCATTGTAGCTCATTGCCGATATAATGGGtacgtctctctctctctctctctctctctctctctctctctcttgttctCAGTGATACTTCATACGAATCTATTTTATATGCATTTGATTTTtagctttcctttttattATCTTATTTACTTCTTAAATTCTTTTTGGACTGTTATGCTTAGCGTTTATTTGGTTCGTAAATCCCAGTAATGGCAAGTGAGCTTGTGTGCTGTGGATAATTTATACTTTCCTACGTGACTTGTGCGTGTAAAACCAAGATGGTAGCAGGAAAATGAAACCTGAATTTCGATAAATGGACAATTTATTTCAACTGGGTTGGTATTTGTCTGATGTTCTGAGGACCTTGGTTTTCCAAGGTTGTGAACGATGAAAACTTCGGAACAAaaattgtttcttctttttcttgtgtcCTCCATTTTTCAGGCAACACACACATTTCGAGGCTGATAGTGTTTTCATTTGATGTAGTAAATGAATGCAGCTAAGTTTGTTTGCTTTCCCCGAAATTAATCATGGATAGTGTTTTCGACACAGCATTTTAATGATCAATGATTTTTAGTTGCTTCAAATGTCTTTAATTGGAAGCTCTTATTTTCTTTGGGTGATGGGGTTTTTCATTTCGTTGAAAGGCATGAAATTTGCAATTATAACGTTGGAAAAGATAATGTAGAAACTAATGCACTTGGGGTACTGTTTGAGATTGGGATGAGATGTAGTTAGTTTTAGATATCATAGATATTTGCTTGATCAATGATCTATTATATAACATTTGGTTTTGTTCTCTTTTGGTGATACTAGGAGCTTACAAGTATTCATCGGAGTTATGGAGGAAGAAGCAATCCGATTTGATGAAGTTCGTTCAGAGGGTGCGCTGTTGGGAATATCGCCAGCATCCTTCCATTGTCCGAGTCACAAGACCCACACGCCCTGACAAGGCTCGTCTCTTGGGTTACAAGGCCAAGCAGGTACTGATGATTTCATGGATCACATCCTATACGCAACTCAGTGttgaaaatttgtttatttaactTCATCACTAAGGTTGATAGGTGTCCAAAAGCTTTTGACTTGTACACATGCCTATGTAGGTCTTTCGACTCTGTGGAATGATTATTGTAGTTGTGTGTTGCACTGGAATACAGTCCTGCACTATCTGATGCATATCAAGAGGTTTATAAGTTTCATGCTGTGCTTAATGATACATAATTGCGTACAATTGTTTCAGTGAGTCAGCACACTTCCTCTTGCGTGTTGTTTCCTTGTGTTCTACCAGTAGGCCCAATCCAGTATATTTGCTGGGTAAAGCAGCATTCCGATGATTAAGCAGTTTGCCTAAAAAGGGTGCTTGCCTAAAATCAGTACATGCTTCCGGAGACAAGCTGTACTAAACCAAACAATCAATCATCTGCCTAGGGAGATCTCTTGATGGCTGTTGCTTTTTTTCTGATTCGATAAAGTGCGCCATTTCAGTCTGCttcttatattttgtttttgttgcatGCTAATTGTTGTCTGTTCTGATGTACCTTTTGTTCCCCATATGTGCTCAAGTTAAGTAGTTTATGATCTTCCAGCTGATTGTTCTACTAAAATGCGTTCCAGGGTTATGTTGTTTATCGTGTCCGTGTAAGGCGTGGTGGTCGCAAGAGGCCTGTTCCAAAGGGTATCGTATATGGGAAGCCCACAAACCAGGGTGtgacaaaactaaagtttcaacGCAGCTTGAGGTCTGTCGCGGAGGAGCGCGCTGGCCGAAAATTGGCTGGGCTTAGGGTTCTGAATTCATACTGGATCAATGAGGTGACTCAGTTGTAACTTCTCTATTCTTGTACTACTTGGGTTGCAGGACCTGTTTtgctgtttctttctttttgggggcGGCTTGGTGgtagttttattttgtggtGATGCACTTGCTTATTCTTCTTTGCTAATCTATCTATTCTATGGGTGCAGGATTCGACTTACAAGTACTTTGAGATAGTCCTGGTCGATGTTGCTCATAATGCTATCCGAAATGACCCAAGAATCAACTGGCTCTGCAATCCTGTTCACAAGCACAGGGAGCTTCGTGGGCTGACTTCGGCTGGGAAGAAGTACCGGGGTTTGCGTGGAAAGGGGCACTTATACCACAAGGCACGACCATCTCGCAGGGCAACCTGGAAGAGAAACACCACCCTCTCCCTTCGTCGCTACCGTTGATTTCAGTCATGTTACCTTACGCTTGCTTAGGAAGTTATGTCTGGGTACTTCCAGGAAGACAATGTTTGAATCAATTGTTGTATTTGAATGATTTACTGTCTAATTCGGATAGGCTCTTTATAGTTAGTCTCTTGTCTTGGTGTCATGTGTGGGTATTATGAGGAAGTTGTGTCTGGGTAGTTTTGAGGATGTTGTTTA includes:
- the LOC117613049 gene encoding 60S ribosomal protein L15-2-like, which produces MGAYKYSSELWRKKQSDLMKFVQRVRCWEYRQHPSIVRVTRPTRPDKARLLGYKAKQGYVVYRVRVRRGGRKRPVPKGIVYGKPTNQGVTKLKFQRSLRSVAEERAGRKLAGLRVLNSYWINEDSTYKYFEIVLVDVAHNAIRNDPRINWLCNPVHKHRELRGLTSAGKKYRGLRGKGHLYHKARPSRRATWKRNTTLSLRRYR